From a region of the Helianthus annuus cultivar XRQ/B chromosome 5, HanXRQr2.0-SUNRISE, whole genome shotgun sequence genome:
- the LOC110943531 gene encoding uncharacterized protein LOC110943531 — translation MEKALERYRVTHRFSTAYHPQTSGQVENVNRGVKRILEKTVGKSRKDWSDKLDDVLWAFRTAYKTPLDLTEAARRRYFQIHELEALRDAAYERSWSIKEKTKALNDRKLKGLKEFKVGDRVLLYNSRFKLFPGKLKSKWTGPYVVKEVFPHRALQ, via the exons ATGGAGAAGGCACTGGAGCGATATAGAGTCACGCACCGCTTTTCTACCGCGTATCATCCGCAGACGAGCGGTCAAGTGGAGAACGTGAATCGAGGAGTGAAGAGGATTTTAGAGAAAACAGTCGGCAAGAGTCGGAAGGATTGGTCCGACAAGTTAGATGATGTGTTATGGGCATTCCGCACCGCCTACAAAACGCCGCTAG ATTTGACCGAGGCCGCTAGGAGAAGATACTTCCAAATTCATGAATTGGAAGCCCTTAGGGATGCGGCGTACGAGCGTTCATGGAGTATTAAGGAGAAAACGAAGGCGTTGAATGATCGGAAGCTTAAGGGGTTGAAGGAGTTCAAGGTTGGTGATAGGGTGCTCCTCTACAATTCGAGGTTTAAATTGTTTCCCGGGAAGTTGAAGTCGAAGTGGACGGGACCGTATGTTGTGAAGGAAGTGTTTCCGCATCGAGCTTTACAATAA